One genomic region from Enterobacter hormaechei ATCC 49162 encodes:
- a CDS encoding glycosyltransferase has protein sequence MQNSAPLLSVVVAVYNGKAFLDQFFTCLVNQHIDSMEVIIVNDGSTDRSMQIVEKWREKLPQMQVIEQPNQGVSIARNTGLAVATGQYLSFPDIDDVFKPGMYQRLLDMAVTQNLDVATCNGNYVWENNKKPSRPIFPEDKLASTGVMNGAAWLKKALDSRKFLHVTWLNIYRHDFIRQHGFRFEPGLRHQDIPWTTEVLLAAERVQYTSERFYNYYIHSASVSHTPDNDDTLIRSARHYMKILKMLDAINQRYPDKVKNIPACHWQIAKEGLGIIHTFDNMKDETKKSMIIKEFFDTGIWKLIWKSAKSPRLRWRLGRRYFRLKRYLA, from the coding sequence ATGCAAAATTCAGCGCCTTTATTAAGCGTGGTGGTTGCCGTTTATAACGGTAAAGCCTTTCTTGATCAGTTCTTTACCTGCCTTGTAAATCAACATATCGACAGTATGGAAGTCATCATCGTGAATGACGGCTCCACTGACCGTTCGATGCAGATTGTCGAAAAATGGCGCGAAAAGCTGCCGCAGATGCAGGTAATTGAACAACCTAATCAGGGCGTGTCCATCGCGCGTAATACCGGCCTGGCCGTTGCGACCGGCCAATATCTCTCTTTCCCGGATATTGATGATGTCTTCAAACCCGGCATGTACCAGCGTTTGCTGGATATGGCCGTCACGCAGAATCTGGATGTCGCCACCTGTAACGGCAACTACGTCTGGGAAAATAACAAAAAACCGTCCCGCCCTATCTTCCCTGAAGATAAGCTCGCCTCTACGGGCGTCATGAATGGCGCGGCATGGTTAAAAAAGGCGCTGGATTCACGTAAGTTCCTGCATGTGACCTGGCTGAATATCTATCGTCACGATTTTATTCGTCAGCACGGCTTCCGTTTCGAGCCTGGCCTGCGTCATCAGGATATCCCGTGGACTACCGAGGTGCTGCTTGCCGCGGAACGCGTTCAGTACACCAGCGAACGCTTTTACAACTACTACATTCACTCCGCCTCGGTATCGCACACCCCGGATAATGACGACACGCTGATTCGCTCAGCGCGTCATTACATGAAGATCCTGAAGATGCTTGATGCCATAAACCAGCGTTACCCGGATAAAGTGAAAAATATCCCCGCCTGCCACTGGCAAATCGCCAAAGAGGGTCTGGGCATTATTCATACCTTCGACAACATGAAGGATGAGACGAAGAAATCAATGATTATCAAAGAGTTCTTCGACACCGGGATCTGGAAGCTCATCTGGAAAAGCGCCAAAAGCCCGCGTTTGCGCTGGCGTCTGGGCCGACGTTACTTCCGTTTAAAACGGTATCTGGCATAA
- a CDS encoding glycosyltransferase family 2 protein yields MSTRLSVVMIAKNAADLLPDCLASVAWADEIVILDSGSTDNTVEVARAAGANVFTNTDWQGYGIQRQRAQSYATGDYVLMIDTDERVTPELRQAIQTVLAAPQPGAVYSIARRNYFLGRFMRHSGWYPDRVMRLYPRERYQYNDNLVHESLACDNAQVIPLTGDLLHLTCRDFASFQQKQLNYATAWAQERHARGKKATLTGIFTHTLGAFLKTLLLRGGVLDGKQGWLLAVVNAQYTFNKYTELWALCRGYSEKT; encoded by the coding sequence ATGTCAACGCGTCTGTCGGTCGTGATGATCGCCAAAAACGCCGCCGACCTGCTTCCGGATTGCCTGGCCTCTGTTGCCTGGGCTGATGAGATCGTCATTCTCGACTCCGGAAGTACGGACAACACGGTGGAGGTTGCCCGTGCAGCGGGTGCAAACGTCTTTACCAACACCGACTGGCAGGGCTACGGTATTCAGCGTCAGCGCGCGCAGAGTTACGCCACGGGCGATTACGTGCTGATGATCGACACCGACGAGCGTGTCACCCCGGAACTCCGACAGGCCATTCAAACGGTGCTTGCCGCGCCGCAGCCCGGCGCGGTCTACAGTATCGCGCGTCGTAACTATTTCCTGGGCCGCTTTATGCGCCACAGCGGCTGGTACCCCGACCGCGTGATGCGCCTCTATCCGCGCGAGCGTTATCAGTACAACGACAACCTGGTCCATGAGTCTCTGGCCTGCGATAACGCTCAGGTCATTCCCCTGACGGGCGATCTGCTTCATCTGACCTGCCGCGATTTCGCCAGCTTCCAGCAAAAGCAGCTCAACTATGCCACCGCCTGGGCACAGGAGCGGCATGCGCGCGGCAAGAAGGCCACGCTGACCGGCATTTTCACCCATACGCTGGGCGCATTTTTGAAAACGCTGCTGCTGCGTGGCGGCGTGCTGGACGGTAAGCAGGGCTGGTTACTGGCGGTGGTGAATGCCCAGTATACTTTCAATAAATACACCGAGCTGTGGGCGCTCTGCCGCGGCTACTCAGAGAAAACGTGA
- the coaD gene encoding pantetheine-phosphate adenylyltransferase — MSTKAIYPGTFDPITNGHLDIITRAASMFDKVILAIAASPSKKPMFDLNERVQLAIDAIAHLPNVEVVGFSDLMANFARAQQANILIRGLRAVADFEYEMQLAHMNRHLMPELESVFLMPSKEWSFISSSLVKEVARHHGDVTHFLPVNVHQALMEKLK, encoded by the coding sequence ATGAGCACAAAAGCGATTTATCCGGGTACCTTCGATCCGATCACTAACGGTCATCTTGATATCATCACCCGTGCGGCGAGTATGTTCGACAAGGTGATTCTGGCCATTGCCGCCAGCCCAAGCAAAAAGCCGATGTTCGACCTGAACGAACGCGTGCAGCTCGCCATCGATGCGATTGCGCACCTGCCGAATGTTGAAGTCGTCGGGTTCAGCGATTTGATGGCAAACTTTGCCCGTGCCCAGCAGGCTAATATCCTGATCCGCGGTCTTCGCGCGGTGGCAGACTTCGAGTATGAGATGCAGCTGGCGCACATGAACCGCCATCTGATGCCGGAGCTGGAGAGCGTATTCCTGATGCCCTCCAAAGAGTGGTCCTTCATCTCTTCTTCGCTGGTGAAAGAGGTGGCGCGGCATCACGGGGACGTTACCCACTTCCTGCCGGTTAACGTCCACCAGGCGTTGATGGAAAAGCTAAAGTAA
- the mutM gene encoding bifunctional DNA-formamidopyrimidine glycosylase/DNA-(apurinic or apyrimidinic site) lyase produces the protein MPELPEVETSRRGIEPHLVGATILHAVVRNGRLRWPVSDEIHALSDKPVLSVQRRAKYLLLELPDGWIIIHLGMSGSLRILTEELPAEKHDHVDLVMSNGKVLRYTDPRRFGAWLWTKELEGHNVLAHLGPEPLSEAFNADYLKEKCAKKKTPIKPWLMDNKLVVGVGNIYASESLFAAGIHPDRLASSLSAQECELLVRVIKAVLLRSIEQGGTTLKDFLQSDGKPGYFAQELQVYGRKGEPCRACGTPIIATKHAQRATFYCRQCQK, from the coding sequence ATGCCTGAATTACCTGAGGTAGAGACCAGCCGCCGCGGCATTGAGCCTCATCTGGTTGGCGCGACTATTCTTCATGCTGTCGTTCGCAACGGGCGTCTGCGCTGGCCGGTGTCCGATGAGATCCACGCGTTAAGCGACAAACCCGTCCTGAGCGTGCAGCGCCGCGCAAAATATCTGCTGCTGGAACTGCCTGACGGCTGGATCATTATCCATCTGGGGATGTCCGGGAGCCTGCGCATCCTCACCGAAGAACTGCCTGCGGAAAAGCACGACCACGTTGATCTGGTCATGAGTAACGGCAAAGTGCTGCGTTACACCGACCCGCGCCGCTTTGGCGCATGGCTGTGGACAAAAGAGCTGGAAGGGCACAACGTGCTGGCGCATCTCGGACCTGAGCCGCTCTCGGAGGCATTTAACGCGGATTATCTCAAAGAGAAGTGCGCGAAAAAGAAAACCCCGATCAAGCCCTGGCTGATGGATAACAAGCTGGTGGTAGGCGTGGGGAATATCTATGCCAGCGAATCGCTGTTTGCCGCCGGGATCCATCCCGATCGGCTGGCCTCTTCGCTGTCTGCGCAGGAGTGCGAGCTGCTGGTCAGGGTGATAAAAGCGGTACTGCTGCGCTCAATTGAGCAGGGCGGGACAACGCTGAAGGACTTCCTGCAAAGCGACGGGAAGCCGGGCTATTTTGCGCAGGAGTTGCAGGTTTATGGTCGTAAGGGTGAACCGTGCAGAGCCTGCGGAACGCCGATTATTGCCACCAAGCACGCCCAGCGGGCCACGTTCTACTGCCGTCAGTGCCAGAAGTAA
- a CDS encoding glycosyltransferase family 4 protein, translating into MRLHRLAIVRQKYRPDGGAERFVSRALTALSNQNLELNVITREWQGEKQDDWHIHICDPRKWGRISRERGFAHAARALWHQQQFDIVQSHERIPGCDIYRAGDGVHRRWLLQRTRILPAWRAKLLMHDRYHRYVMRAEREMYQAPELKAVICNAEMIKREIVEDFDIDAKKIHVIYNSIDSSRFVPAEEMQRAVLRQQFGLPADAVIFCFVGSGFERKGLASAIRAIAGTSAWLVVVGQDKAENRYRDLARSLGCEGQIRFLGMQKETLPFYQLSDGLLLPTLYDPFPNVILEAMACGLPVITSESCGGSEFIEQGQNGFYCDALDIRTLKEAVMSIPSLEKNNNMGLAARERVREATPEKLSSQLISLYQKLLD; encoded by the coding sequence ATGAGGCTTCATCGTCTGGCCATTGTGCGCCAAAAATATCGTCCGGATGGGGGGGCAGAACGTTTTGTCTCCAGGGCACTTACCGCGTTGAGCAACCAGAATCTGGAGCTTAACGTCATCACTCGCGAATGGCAGGGCGAAAAGCAGGACGACTGGCATATTCATATTTGCGATCCACGAAAGTGGGGCCGCATCAGCCGTGAGCGCGGCTTTGCACACGCCGCGCGCGCGCTGTGGCATCAACAGCAGTTTGATATCGTCCAGAGCCACGAACGTATTCCGGGCTGCGATATTTACCGCGCCGGGGATGGTGTACATCGACGCTGGCTGCTACAGCGTACGCGTATTCTCCCCGCCTGGCGCGCGAAGCTGCTTATGCACGATCGCTATCACCGCTACGTGATGCGCGCAGAACGTGAAATGTACCAGGCACCCGAGTTGAAAGCCGTTATCTGTAATGCGGAGATGATCAAACGCGAAATCGTCGAAGACTTTGATATTGACGCAAAAAAGATACATGTGATTTATAATTCAATAGATTCCAGCCGCTTCGTTCCGGCAGAAGAGATGCAGCGCGCTGTCCTGCGTCAGCAATTTGGCTTACCCGCTGATGCCGTCATTTTCTGCTTCGTGGGTTCAGGGTTTGAGCGTAAGGGGCTGGCAAGCGCTATTCGGGCTATAGCAGGAACATCGGCGTGGCTGGTTGTGGTCGGTCAGGATAAAGCGGAGAACCGTTATCGCGACCTCGCCCGTTCATTAGGCTGTGAGGGGCAAATCCGTTTCCTGGGGATGCAAAAAGAGACACTGCCATTTTATCAGCTTTCTGATGGTTTACTGCTGCCGACGCTGTATGATCCTTTCCCTAACGTCATACTTGAAGCAATGGCCTGTGGATTGCCCGTCATTACGTCAGAGAGTTGCGGTGGTTCAGAATTTATTGAGCAAGGCCAGAACGGGTTTTACTGTGATGCACTTGATATCCGCACATTGAAGGAGGCCGTCATGTCGATCCCTTCACTGGAAAAAAATAACAATATGGGGCTTGCGGCGCGTGAACGCGTCAGAGAAGCAACCCCTGAAAAACTATCAAGTCAGCTTATTTCGCTTTATCAAAAATTACTGGATTAA
- the waaA gene encoding lipid IV(A) 3-deoxy-D-manno-octulosonic acid transferase gives MELLYTALLYIIQPLVWLRLLLRSRKAPAYRKRWAERYGYCRNKVAPDGILLHSVSVGETLAAIPLVRALRHRYPSLPITVTTMTPTGSERVMSAFGKDVHHVYLPYDLPCAMNRFLNTVRPKLVIVMETELWPNMISALHARKIPLVIANARLSERSAKGYGKLGKFMRRLLSKITLIAAQNEEDAARFIALGLKRNQLAVTGSLKFDISVTPELAARAVTLRRQWAPRRQVWIATSTHDGEEAIILQAHRQLLEKFPDLLLILVPRHPERFKDAREMVQKGGFSFTLRSSGEIPSGSTQVVIGDTMGELMLLYGIADLAFVGGSLVERGGHNPLEPAAHAIPVLMGPHTFNFKDICAKLQQADGLITVTDADSVVKEVSTLLTDEDYRLWYGRHAVEVLHQNQGALTRLLQLLQPYLPQRSH, from the coding sequence TTGGAATTGTTGTATACCGCCCTGCTCTACATCATTCAGCCACTGGTGTGGCTGCGACTGTTGCTTCGTAGCCGTAAAGCGCCTGCGTACCGTAAACGCTGGGCCGAACGTTATGGCTACTGCCGCAATAAAGTGGCGCCGGACGGTATTCTGCTGCATTCCGTGTCAGTCGGGGAAACGCTGGCCGCCATTCCGCTGGTACGTGCCCTGCGCCACCGTTATCCGTCACTGCCCATCACCGTCACCACGATGACGCCAACCGGCTCAGAGCGCGTGATGTCTGCCTTCGGTAAAGACGTGCATCACGTCTACCTGCCGTACGATCTTCCCTGCGCCATGAACCGTTTCCTGAATACCGTTCGCCCTAAACTGGTGATCGTCATGGAAACCGAACTGTGGCCGAATATGATTTCCGCCCTGCATGCCCGTAAAATTCCTTTGGTTATCGCCAACGCGCGTCTGTCGGAACGCTCGGCGAAAGGATATGGCAAGCTGGGTAAATTTATGCGTCGCCTGCTCAGCAAAATCACGCTGATCGCCGCGCAGAACGAAGAAGATGCCGCGCGCTTTATCGCCCTCGGCCTGAAGCGCAACCAGCTTGCGGTCACGGGTAGCCTTAAGTTCGATATTTCCGTCACCCCTGAACTCGCCGCCCGTGCGGTAACGCTGCGTCGTCAGTGGGCGCCGCGTCGCCAGGTCTGGATCGCTACCAGCACCCATGACGGCGAAGAAGCCATTATTCTTCAGGCTCACCGCCAGCTGCTGGAAAAATTCCCTGATTTACTGCTGATTCTGGTTCCTCGCCACCCGGAGCGTTTCAAAGATGCCCGCGAGATGGTGCAAAAAGGCGGTTTCAGCTTCACACTGCGCAGCAGCGGCGAAATCCCCTCTGGCAGTACGCAGGTGGTGATTGGCGATACGATGGGCGAACTGATGTTGCTCTACGGCATTGCAGACCTCGCCTTTGTCGGTGGCAGCCTGGTGGAGCGCGGTGGTCATAATCCGCTGGAGCCGGCAGCCCATGCCATTCCTGTGCTGATGGGGCCACACACGTTTAACTTCAAAGACATCTGCGCAAAATTGCAGCAGGCCGATGGTTTAATTACCGTGACCGACGCGGATTCGGTGGTCAAAGAGGTCTCTACCCTTCTGACTGATGAAGATTACCGTCTGTGGTACGGTCGTCATGCCGTTGAAGTTCTGCATCAGAACCAGGGCGCACTGACCCGTCTGCTGCAACTTCTGCAACCTTATCTGCCGCAGCGGAGCCACTAA
- a CDS encoding glycosyltransferase has translation MRILMIIDGLPGGGAEKTVLTLSSGLTELGHQVTLFSLRKVCDYAIPEGIDFQVVQDSCKKPWRKLTEIPRRARLLDRAIEQAERNGKFDVVFSHLHKTDRIVAHSRVLDRDKVWFCVHGMFSFSYLRHRSGLSRWFKHYKIRHTYENRNVVAVSGAVLHDLSEVLAIPLRRKAVIHNPFDIPDIQRLAEAPFEMQGQDYIIHVGRFHEHKRHDRLLRAFALSKIDASLVLMGKGSDAKIDQLKQLAAKLGIENKIVFRPFETNPYPWIKGARLLVLSSDCEGFGNVLVESIICQTPPVSTNCPGGPAEILTGPLARGLTALTDESLAKTLAELYASPPVVDRDTIASFGINAICQQYIALVDNQK, from the coding sequence ATGCGCATCCTAATGATTATTGATGGTTTACCCGGTGGAGGAGCCGAAAAAACGGTTCTCACCCTCTCCAGCGGACTGACAGAACTGGGGCATCAGGTCACCCTTTTCTCCTTGCGGAAGGTGTGCGACTACGCCATTCCGGAAGGCATCGATTTTCAGGTGGTGCAGGATAGCTGTAAAAAACCCTGGCGGAAGCTGACCGAGATCCCGCGTCGCGCACGTTTGTTGGATCGCGCCATCGAGCAGGCAGAACGCAACGGTAAATTTGACGTCGTCTTCTCGCATCTGCATAAAACCGACCGTATCGTGGCGCACAGCCGCGTGCTGGATCGGGATAAGGTCTGGTTCTGCGTACACGGGATGTTCTCCTTCTCCTATTTACGCCATCGCAGCGGGCTTTCTCGCTGGTTTAAGCATTATAAAATTCGTCATACCTATGAAAACCGCAACGTGGTGGCGGTTTCCGGCGCCGTGCTGCACGATCTCTCTGAAGTGCTCGCTATCCCCCTGCGGCGCAAAGCGGTTATCCATAACCCGTTTGATATCCCTGACATTCAGCGTCTGGCGGAAGCGCCCTTTGAGATGCAGGGGCAGGATTACATCATCCACGTTGGCCGTTTTCATGAACACAAACGTCACGACCGGCTGCTGCGAGCATTCGCGCTGAGCAAAATCGACGCATCGCTGGTGTTGATGGGTAAAGGTTCCGACGCGAAAATAGACCAGCTCAAACAGCTTGCCGCTAAGCTGGGAATTGAAAACAAGATCGTCTTCCGCCCGTTCGAAACCAATCCCTACCCGTGGATCAAAGGGGCACGCCTTTTAGTATTAAGTTCCGACTGCGAAGGTTTTGGTAATGTACTGGTAGAGTCCATTATCTGTCAGACCCCACCGGTGAGTACAAACTGCCCTGGCGGCCCTGCTGAGATCCTTACTGGCCCCCTGGCGCGTGGTCTGACAGCGTTAACCGACGAATCACTGGCGAAAACACTGGCAGAACTGTATGCCTCTCCGCCGGTTGTTGATCGCGACACGATCGCATCGTTCGGTATCAACGCCATTTGCCAGCAATACATTGCTTTGGTCGACAACCAAAAATAA